The proteins below are encoded in one region of Betaproteobacteria bacterium:
- a CDS encoding DUF4197 domain-containing protein, giving the protein MRRLLKPAFALFFTLTAALAQAGALDGISSGDAGAGVKEALAKGADYAVSSLGKSGGFLGNDKVKIKLPGYLDKAESALRMFGMGKQADQLVETMNHAAENAVAEAKPILTESIKKMSIKDAKEILTGGEDSVTQYFKRTSTDQLTAKFMPIVKKETNKLKLADQYNKFAGKAASAGLVDKKNADVDSYVTQKALDGLFLMIAEEEKKLRANPMEAGSALLKNVFGAL; this is encoded by the coding sequence ATGCGTCGTCTGTTAAAACCCGCTTTTGCCCTGTTTTTTACGTTGACCGCAGCACTGGCCCAGGCAGGTGCGCTTGATGGCATCTCCAGTGGCGATGCCGGTGCCGGCGTCAAGGAAGCACTGGCCAAGGGGGCTGACTACGCGGTTTCATCGCTGGGCAAGAGCGGTGGCTTTCTCGGGAACGACAAGGTGAAGATCAAGCTGCCGGGCTATCTGGACAAGGCAGAGTCAGCATTGCGCATGTTCGGCATGGGCAAGCAGGCTGATCAACTGGTTGAAACCATGAATCACGCAGCCGAGAATGCCGTGGCCGAAGCCAAGCCGATTCTGACTGAGTCAATCAAGAAAATGAGCATCAAGGACGCCAAGGAAATCCTCACCGGCGGTGAAGATAGCGTGACGCAGTATTTCAAGCGCACCTCGACCGATCAGCTCACCGCCAAATTCATGCCCATCGTCAAGAAAGAAACCAACAAGCTGAAGCTGGCCGACCAGTACAACAAGTTCGCCGGCAAGGCTGCCAGCGCCGGACTGGTCGACAAGAAGAATGCCGATGTTGATAGCTACGTGACTCAGAAGGCCTTGGATGGCTTGTTCCTGATGATTGCCGAAGAAGAAAAGAAGCTTCGCGCTAATCCCATGGAGGCTGGCAGCGCCCTGTTGAAAAACGTTTTCGGCGCACTGTGA
- a CDS encoding PilT/PilU family type 4a pilus ATPase: MERDQAMKFMHDLLRLMSQKKGSDLFITAGFPPAIKLDGKITPVSNQVLSPQHTAELARSIMNDRQASEFEATKECNFAISPAGIGRFRVNALVQQGRVGVVCRTINMSIPTLDELLLPPVLKDLAMTKRGLIIFVGGTGTGKTTSLAALVDYRNENSYGHIITIEDPIEYVHEHKNCIVTQREVGVDTDDWGPALKNTLRQAPDVILMGEIRDRNTMDYAIAFAETGHLCLATLHANSANQAIDRIINFFPEERRQQLLMDLSLNLRAMVSQRLIAKKDGKGRMAAIEVMLNSPLISDLIFKGEVHEIKEIMKKSRELGMQTFDQALFDLYEAGKITYEDALRNADSLNDLRLQIKLHGKESKDRDLTTGIGHLDIV; encoded by the coding sequence ATGGAACGCGATCAGGCAATGAAGTTCATGCACGATCTTTTGCGCCTGATGTCGCAAAAGAAAGGCTCGGACCTGTTCATTACGGCGGGCTTTCCGCCGGCCATCAAGCTTGATGGCAAGATCACGCCGGTATCCAATCAGGTTCTGTCGCCGCAACACACGGCTGAGTTGGCGCGTTCAATAATGAACGACCGCCAAGCGTCGGAGTTCGAAGCGACCAAAGAATGTAACTTCGCCATTTCACCGGCGGGCATCGGCCGCTTCCGGGTCAATGCACTGGTTCAGCAGGGCCGGGTCGGCGTCGTCTGCCGCACGATCAACATGAGCATCCCGACGCTGGACGAACTGCTGCTGCCGCCGGTCCTCAAGGATCTGGCGATGACCAAACGCGGGCTGATCATCTTCGTCGGCGGTACAGGTACCGGCAAGACCACCTCGCTGGCGGCGCTGGTCGATTACCGCAACGAAAACTCTTATGGTCACATCATTACCATCGAAGACCCGATCGAGTACGTGCACGAACACAAGAATTGCATCGTCACGCAGCGCGAAGTTGGCGTTGATACCGACGACTGGGGGCCGGCGCTGAAAAACACGCTGCGCCAGGCGCCGGATGTCATCCTGATGGGCGAAATTCGCGACCGCAACACGATGGACTACGCCATTGCCTTCGCCGAAACCGGCCATTTGTGTCTGGCCACGCTGCACGCCAATAGCGCCAATCAGGCGATTGACCGCATCATCAACTTCTTCCCGGAGGAGCGTCGTCAGCAACTGTTGATGGATCTTTCGCTCAATTTGCGCGCCATGGTTTCGCAGCGTCTGATCGCCAAGAAGGACGGCAAGGGACGCATGGCGGCTATCGAGGTCATGCTCAACTCGCCGCTGATTTCAGACCTGATCTTCAAGGGCGAAGTGCATGAAATCAAGGAGATCATGAAGAAATCCCGTGAGCTCGGCATGCAGACCTTCGACCAGGCGCTGTTCGACCTCTACGAGGCCGGCAAAATTACTTATGAAGATGCACTGCGCAACGCCGATTCACTGAACGACCTGCGTCTGCAGATCAAGTTGCATGGCAAGGAATCCAAAGATCGGGATTTGACCACCGGCATTGGCCACCTGGATATTGTTTGA
- a CDS encoding type IV pilus twitching motility protein PilT, which translates to MDITELLAFSVKNKASDLHLSAGLPPMIRVHGDVRRINLPAMEHKDVHGMVYDIMNDGQRKIYEETLECDFSFEIPNLARFRVNAFNQHRGAGAVFRTIPSKVLTLEELNCPKIFKEISEYPRGIVLCTGPTGSGKSTTLAAMVNHVNENDYGHILTVEDPIEFVHESKKCLINQREVGPHTLSFANALRSALREDPDVILVGEMRDLETIRLALTAAETGHLVFGTLHTSSAAKTVDRIVDVFPAAEKEMVRAMLSESLRAVISQTLMKTKDGSGRVAAHEIMIGTPAIRNLIRENKIAQMYSAIQTGQNFGMQTLDQNLVDLVRRNVVSNAEARFRAANKDTFPA; encoded by the coding sequence ATGGACATCACTGAACTGCTGGCTTTCAGCGTCAAGAACAAGGCATCAGACCTTCACCTGTCGGCTGGTCTCCCGCCCATGATTCGAGTACATGGCGACGTCCGCCGCATCAATTTGCCGGCCATGGAACATAAAGATGTCCATGGCATGGTGTACGACATCATGAATGATGGCCAGCGCAAGATTTATGAAGAAACGCTGGAATGCGACTTTTCATTCGAAATTCCCAATCTGGCGCGCTTTCGCGTCAATGCCTTCAATCAGCATCGCGGTGCCGGTGCAGTTTTTCGGACTATTCCGTCCAAAGTGCTGACGCTCGAAGAGCTCAACTGCCCGAAGATTTTCAAGGAAATTTCCGAATATCCGCGCGGTATCGTGCTGTGTACCGGGCCGACTGGTTCCGGCAAATCGACGACGCTGGCAGCGATGGTGAACCACGTCAATGAAAACGATTACGGCCACATCCTGACCGTCGAAGACCCGATCGAATTCGTTCATGAATCGAAGAAGTGCCTGATCAATCAGCGCGAAGTCGGGCCGCATACGCTGTCGTTCGCCAATGCCCTGCGTTCAGCCCTGCGCGAAGATCCGGACGTGATTCTGGTCGGCGAAATGCGCGATCTGGAAACCATCCGCCTGGCACTGACGGCGGCCGAAACTGGTCACCTGGTGTTTGGTACGCTGCACACCTCGTCAGCGGCGAAAACAGTGGACCGTATCGTTGACGTTTTCCCGGCGGCGGAAAAGGAAATGGTTCGCGCCATGTTGTCAGAGTCGCTTCGTGCGGTTATTTCACAGACGCTGATGAAGACCAAGGATGGTAGTGGCCGGGTTGCAGCACACGAAATCATGATCGGTACGCCGGCTATCCGCAATCTGATCCGGGAAAACAAGATTGCCCAGATGTATTCGGCCATCCAGACAGGTCAGAATTTCGGTATGCAGACGCTTGATCAGAACTTGGTTGATCTGGTTCGTCGCAATGTGGTCTCGAATGCCGAAGCACGTTTCCGGGCGGCCAACAAGGATACCTTCCCGGCTTGA
- a CDS encoding YggS family pyridoxal phosphate-dependent enzyme yields the protein MSAIADNLQAVQARIREATKLAGRAPESVCLLAVSKTWPLSSVMAAVDAGQQAFGENYVQEGVDKVAATAGHHLEWHFIGPLQSNKSRPVAEHFDWVHTIDRLKIAERLSAQRPDQLPPLQVCVQVNVSGEASKSGCAPDETLALCRAVAALPRLQLRGLMAIPEPTDDMVAQRLPFRLLREIFDTIRAEGLLLDTLSMGMSHDLEAAVAEGATIVRIGTAIFGERNYA from the coding sequence ATGAGCGCAATCGCCGACAACCTGCAAGCTGTCCAGGCCCGTATCCGCGAAGCAACCAAGCTCGCCGGCCGTGCGCCGGAAAGCGTCTGCCTGCTGGCTGTCAGTAAAACCTGGCCACTTTCCAGCGTGATGGCGGCAGTCGATGCCGGCCAGCAGGCTTTTGGTGAAAATTATGTCCAGGAAGGTGTCGACAAAGTAGCCGCAACGGCCGGCCACCATCTGGAGTGGCACTTTATCGGCCCGCTGCAAAGCAACAAGTCACGTCCTGTTGCCGAGCATTTCGACTGGGTACATACGATAGACCGCCTGAAGATCGCCGAGCGCCTGTCGGCGCAGCGCCCGGATCAGTTGCCACCGCTGCAGGTCTGCGTCCAGGTTAATGTTTCCGGCGAAGCCAGCAAGAGTGGCTGCGCGCCCGACGAAACGCTCGCGCTGTGCCGTGCAGTCGCCGCGCTCCCGCGACTGCAACTCCGCGGCTTGATGGCGATTCCTGAGCCCACCGATGACATGGTGGCCCAGCGCTTGCCCTTCCGCCTCCTGCGGGAGATTTTTGACACAATCCGGGCGGAGGGTTTGCTGCTCGACACGCTATCCATGGGCATGTCCCACGATCTTGAAGCCGCCGTGGCCGAAGGCGCGACCATCGTCCGCATCGGCACGGCCATTTTTGGTGAAAGAAATTACGCATGA